A genomic stretch from Acidobacteriota bacterium includes:
- a CDS encoding TonB-dependent receptor: MKFFINLILFFFLSLSGFSAEIKGKIVNLEGNPVSGAQVFILENENSCISGQNGLFILVVPDVKKIKLKILHPDYFEKELTVKQESFSKEILITLIPYIRQTEEVIVTALRYPESSSSLPAAETVLPSEILEEKSSANIEQALMSIPGVSSIGSGGFSKVPSIRGLARRRILLLIDNARVISDRRTGPSASFVNPEDIERIEVLRSPSSVFYGSDAIGGVVQILTKKPQKLERINGKINIKYGFNNQEKKAGISLSRQFNKTGFYLSFQGIDAENYFSPIGEIPMSHFTSLSSLFKIYHGGEKRNVGLNFLLGRGFNIGKPNVDSRINPTWYPQESQNLFNLSWKEEKIAGGKISFQLYFNPNFLETKKEKISSYKEQESFARTESVDYGSQIFYLKNLKSDIRLTFGLDLSGRTGVSARNIETRYDSHGYALKKIEENSIKDGKRRDFGLFLSLDYTGIKNLDLTGGLRRDFFRLRAKSSEFIKTNFVKDKTWTGFIGASYKLFEDFIVFANLSRAYRLPDLSERFYTGITGRGFIIGNPDLKPEVSLNFDAGLKIIKKYLFSGFYVFNYKIDDLVERYRSKEKIYTYGNIESGQIRGFEFEFEYYPFSGWKIFTNFFTYYGKSRITKAYLNDIPPERLFLGTRLWKRKFWFEINSFIQRKKDNPGPAEITIPGFLMFNLQTGYHVNSSFQIYFYGMNIFNKNYLARPDPESREEPGRSISFSLNYIF, encoded by the coding sequence ATGAAATTTTTTATAAATTTAATTTTATTTTTTTTCTTGAGTCTTTCAGGTTTTTCAGCAGAGATTAAAGGAAAAATTGTTAATTTAGAAGGCAATCCAGTTTCAGGAGCCCAGGTTTTTATTTTAGAGAACGAAAATAGTTGCATATCTGGCCAAAATGGTCTGTTCATTTTAGTTGTTCCAGATGTCAAAAAGATTAAATTAAAAATACTTCATCCTGATTACTTTGAAAAAGAATTGACAGTTAAGCAAGAAAGTTTTTCAAAAGAAATTTTAATAACCTTAATTCCTTATATACGCCAGACTGAAGAAGTTATTGTTACTGCCTTGAGATATCCAGAATCATCTTCCTCATTGCCAGCAGCTGAAACAGTTTTACCTTCAGAGATTCTTGAAGAGAAATCATCAGCAAACATTGAACAGGCACTTATGAGCATACCTGGAGTGTCAAGCATCGGAAGCGGGGGATTCTCAAAAGTTCCGAGCATTCGAGGTTTAGCTCGACGAAGAATCCTTCTTCTAATAGATAATGCCCGAGTAATCAGTGACCGTAGAACAGGTCCGAGTGCTTCATTTGTAAATCCCGAGGATATTGAAAGAATTGAAGTCCTGCGAAGTCCTTCATCAGTATTTTATGGTTCTGATGCGATTGGAGGCGTGGTTCAGATATTGACAAAGAAGCCGCAAAAATTAGAGCGAATTAATGGAAAAATTAATATCAAGTATGGCTTTAACAATCAGGAGAAAAAAGCAGGAATTTCTTTAAGCCGTCAGTTCAATAAAACTGGATTTTACCTTTCTTTTCAAGGGATTGATGCAGAGAATTATTTTTCACCAATTGGAGAGATACCGATGTCTCATTTTACCAGTTTAAGTTCTTTGTTTAAAATTTATCATGGGGGAGAAAAAAGAAATGTTGGTTTAAACTTTCTTTTGGGAAGAGGGTTTAACATAGGAAAGCCTAATGTTGATAGCAGAATAAATCCTACCTGGTATCCTCAAGAATCTCAAAATCTATTTAACTTGAGCTGGAAGGAGGAAAAAATAGCAGGAGGAAAGATTTCTTTTCAGCTATATTTTAACCCAAATTTTTTAGAAACAAAAAAAGAAAAAATATCCAGTTATAAAGAACAAGAATCTTTTGCAAGAACAGAGAGTGTTGATTATGGCTCCCAGATTTTTTATTTAAAAAATTTAAAAAGTGATATCAGGCTCACCTTTGGCCTTGACCTTTCGGGAAGAACAGGTGTATCAGCTCGAAACATCGAAACCAGATATGATTCCCATGGATATGCTCTGAAAAAAATAGAAGAAAATTCCATCAAGGATGGTAAGAGAAGAGATTTTGGCTTGTTTTTATCATTAGACTACACAGGAATCAAGAATCTTGATCTGACAGGGGGTTTAAGAAGAGACTTTTTTAGATTGAGGGCAAAGAGTTCTGAATTTATAAAAACTAATTTTGTCAAAGATAAAACCTGGACAGGGTTTATAGGCGCTTCCTATAAACTTTTTGAGGATTTTATTGTTTTTGCAAATTTATCAAGAGCTTATAGACTTCCTGATTTATCCGAGAGATTTTACACTGGGATAACAGGGAGAGGATTTATTATTGGTAATCCTGACCTGAAACCTGAAGTCAGCTTGAATTTTGATGCCGGTTTAAAAATAATTAAAAAATATTTATTCTCTGGATTTTATGTATTCAATTATAAAATCGATGATTTAGTTGAAAGATATAGAAGCAAGGAGAAGATATATACATATGGGAACATAGAGAGCGGACAGATAAGGGGTTTTGAATTTGAATTTGAATATTATCCATTCTCAGGATGGAAAATATTCACCAATTTTTTTACATATTACGGAAAGAGCAGAATTACAAAAGCATATCTTAATGACATTCCTCCTGAGAGGTTGTTTTTAGGTACTCGTCTCTGGAAAAGAAAATTCTGGTTTGAAATTAATAGTTTTATCCAGAGAAAAAAAGATAACCCTGGCCCTGCTGAGATAACTATTCCTGGTTTTTTAATGTTTAATCTTCAAACAGGATACCATGTAAATTCATCCTTTCAGATTTATTTCTATGGAATGAATATTTTCAATAAAAATTATCTGGCAAGACCTGATCCTGAGTCTCGAGAGGAGCCAGGGAGAAGTATTAGTTTTAGTTTAAATTATATTTTTTAA
- a CDS encoding serine hydrolase, translated as MEKDIFRKNMKLLFTTLFVIISFSSSLYGKELKTLEKNINKILNSVNARPGFALIHIESNDKILIRENELFTLASVRKVPNMVAVGKAIMDEKISWNDRISLTDDVKVEGASGIIQELPSGIDPTIKYLTEIMISVSDGTATEMIFQKLGMDWINPFLKSIGLQNTNIDLSTAKYFAHPIREAIVIKSLNNQTTEEIMVTDIPYQAENLTLSPDKSRIAFVQSYDIWIKDLKTNTMTQITNDNFRQKEPCWSPDGKKLAFSSNINGNYDIWIWDEKDNSLHQLTISMADETEPAWSPDGKKIAYSWRYRNLVNLRYADLKEKKEYLLTDFNIGGNLPIWSPDGEKIVFQSKNNIWILDLNRKKIKKLTAYEGNNWNPGFSSDGDSVIFESDMDKNFDLWEISLRGGIMKKLTDDIWIEKNPILLKDENKLIYTRIERADLNLKHNTSTPYDIALLLKKIYEKTILTPEICEKFVEILSKTSRASYTPRFIPSNVKFIWKGGSLPRVRTFAGILYFGENSHCAVSIFFNDIHGDEAASSAIGEILKTICDFYTQK; from the coding sequence ATGGAAAAGGATATTTTTAGAAAAAACATGAAATTACTTTTTACAACTTTATTCGTTATCATATCTTTCTCATCAAGCCTTTATGGAAAAGAGTTAAAAACCTTAGAAAAGAACATAAACAAAATATTGAATTCTGTAAATGCTCGACCTGGCTTCGCTCTCATCCATATTGAATCTAATGATAAAATTTTAATCAGAGAAAACGAATTATTCACCCTTGCCAGTGTTCGAAAAGTGCCTAATATGGTAGCTGTTGGAAAAGCAATAATGGATGAAAAAATATCCTGGAATGACAGAATATCTCTTACAGATGACGTTAAAGTTGAAGGCGCCAGTGGCATAATACAGGAACTTCCTTCAGGCATTGATCCAACCATCAAATATTTGACTGAAATAATGATTTCAGTAAGTGATGGAACTGCCACTGAGATGATTTTCCAGAAATTAGGAATGGATTGGATAAATCCCTTTCTAAAATCCATCGGATTACAGAATACAAACATTGATCTTTCAACCGCAAAATATTTTGCCCATCCAATTCGCGAAGCTATCGTAATAAAATCTTTAAATAATCAAACAACAGAAGAAATAATGGTTACTGATATTCCCTATCAAGCAGAAAATCTAACTCTATCTCCGGATAAAAGCAGGATAGCATTTGTTCAATCCTATGATATATGGATAAAAGACTTAAAAACGAACACTATGACACAGATAACAAATGACAATTTCAGGCAAAAGGAACCCTGCTGGTCACCAGATGGGAAAAAATTAGCGTTCTCCAGCAATATAAATGGAAATTATGACATCTGGATCTGGGATGAAAAAGATAACTCTCTTCATCAACTAACGATCTCCATGGCAGATGAAACTGAACCTGCATGGTCTCCTGATGGAAAAAAAATAGCATATTCATGGAGATACAGGAACCTTGTTAATTTGAGATACGCAGATTTAAAAGAAAAAAAAGAATATCTATTAACAGATTTCAACATAGGTGGGAATCTGCCTATCTGGTCACCTGATGGAGAAAAAATAGTATTTCAAAGTAAAAATAATATTTGGATTTTAGATTTAAATAGAAAAAAAATAAAAAAATTGACAGCTTATGAAGGTAATAACTGGAATCCAGGCTTCTCTTCAGACGGAGATTCAGTCATTTTTGAATCGGATATGGACAAGAATTTTGATTTGTGGGAGATATCTCTTCGAGGTGGTATTATGAAAAAATTGACAGATGATATCTGGATAGAGAAAAACCCAATACTTCTCAAAGATGAAAATAAACTGATTTACACCAGGATTGAAAGAGCAGATTTAAATTTAAAACACAATACAAGCACTCCATACGATATTGCTCTTCTTTTAAAAAAAATATATGAGAAAACAATTCTTACTCCTGAAATTTGTGAGAAATTTGTCGAAATACTTTCTAAAACTTCAAGAGCTTCTTATACTCCTCGTTTTATTCCGAGTAACGTTAAATTTATTTGGAAAGGTGGTTCATTACCAAGAGTAAGAACATTTGCGGGTATTCTATATTTTGGAGAGAACTCCCATTGCGCTGTTTCCATATTTTTTAATGATATTCACGGAGATGAAGCAGCTTCAAGTGCAATCGGAGAAATACTAAAAACTATCTGTGATTTTTACACCCAAAAATAA
- a CDS encoding TonB-dependent receptor: MKSLNLFILFLILSLPVSELSSEEHLPPNSIVITSEDLEKNLTGYDLYDILSLLRTRTGITFKTSSDIGAEDWILLRGLSRDSSRNVLILIDGMPLNNSYSDANEIEHLPPLSFIDRIIVYLPPVPARFGGYTSVIEIYTKNIFDSEISAGYGELKSLFLSGNIGGNFKDINYQGGIDYLKTDNLTGVRRTPPKEKEFYGDRSYWKLEPAGKIFWKLPGNSSLALYFQYLKSKKFFSDIIFRKEKEKRERDLLELNLNFSFEPWKESDLKMAFFMAREKDFLNLMMHPDVRDQYRFREGAKIDFSFDFPLKQRISLGGIFLSSYARENLGTPLKFDYTNIYGLYIEDIFSWGKFFSIAVGLRYDYHTKANSQWNPYFSISLSPFRGNNLYFIWGNSTRWPSISEFNEEDPQSGLESERLKGFEIGMRQKLIDEKLSMRLSSFSIQLDRETELFFDIKRRPPGIYWRNNPEKLKSDGLEAEIIFSPFKEIDGFINYTYNSAERKDKPANFSGPKNLANFGLNFRKKILNTEYFNARIILNYGGKAKGIQATGGKPTVLDDWLNMDIAFSFKAKYIEIFMKGSNIFDKIYETFDGRPMFRRVIVGGIKLNFI; this comes from the coding sequence ATGAAATCATTAAATCTTTTCATCCTGTTTTTAATTCTTTCTCTTCCGGTATCAGAATTATCTTCAGAAGAACATCTTCCACCAAATTCTATAGTAATAACTTCAGAGGATCTTGAAAAAAATCTGACAGGATATGATCTTTATGACATTCTCTCTCTTCTAAGAACAAGAACTGGTATCACTTTTAAGACTTCTTCTGATATTGGAGCTGAGGATTGGATTTTATTGCGGGGTCTTTCAAGGGATAGTTCGCGCAATGTCCTGATTTTAATCGATGGTATGCCCCTCAACAATTCCTATTCTGATGCCAATGAAATTGAGCACTTACCTCCCCTATCCTTTATCGACAGAATAATTGTATATCTTCCTCCTGTTCCTGCGAGATTTGGAGGTTATACTTCAGTAATAGAAATTTACACAAAAAATATTTTTGATTCTGAAATATCTGCTGGCTATGGAGAATTAAAAAGTTTGTTTCTCTCTGGAAATATTGGCGGAAATTTTAAAGATATTAATTATCAAGGTGGAATTGATTATTTAAAGACAGATAATCTTACAGGCGTAAGACGTACTCCACCGAAAGAAAAAGAATTTTACGGAGATCGTAGCTACTGGAAACTGGAGCCTGCTGGAAAAATTTTCTGGAAGCTCCCGGGTAACTCTTCCTTAGCTTTATATTTTCAATATTTAAAAAGTAAAAAATTTTTCTCGGATATAATTTTCAGGAAAGAAAAAGAGAAAAGAGAAAGAGATCTATTGGAACTTAATCTAAATTTTTCTTTTGAACCCTGGAAAGAATCAGATTTAAAAATGGCATTTTTCATGGCAAGAGAAAAAGATTTTTTGAATTTAATGATGCATCCTGATGTAAGAGATCAATACAGATTCAGAGAAGGAGCAAAAATTGATTTTTCCTTTGATTTTCCATTGAAACAGCGTATTTCTTTAGGAGGAATTTTTTTATCTTCCTATGCAAGAGAAAACCTCGGAACACCACTAAAGTTTGACTATACAAATATCTACGGCTTATACATAGAGGATATATTCTCTTGGGGAAAATTTTTTTCAATTGCAGTGGGTCTCCGGTATGACTATCATACAAAGGCAAATTCTCAATGGAATCCATATTTTTCGATATCTTTAAGTCCTTTTAGAGGAAATAATCTTTATTTTATATGGGGAAATTCAACTCGCTGGCCCTCTATTTCAGAATTTAACGAAGAAGACCCTCAATCAGGATTGGAAAGTGAAAGATTAAAAGGTTTTGAGATTGGAATGCGTCAGAAACTAATTGATGAAAAACTTTCAATGAGACTCTCTTCTTTCTCAATTCAATTGGATCGGGAAACAGAACTTTTCTTTGACATTAAAAGAAGACCGCCTGGAATTTACTGGAGGAATAACCCTGAAAAATTGAAATCCGATGGATTGGAAGCTGAAATTATTTTCTCTCCATTTAAGGAGATAGATGGATTTATTAACTACACCTACAATTCAGCGGAAAGGAAAGACAAACCGGCAAACTTCAGCGGACCAAAAAATTTAGCCAATTTTGGATTAAATTTCAGAAAGAAAATTCTAAATACTGAATACTTTAATGCAAGGATAATTCTAAACTATGGAGGAAAAGCAAAAGGAATTCAAGCTACAGGAGGAAAACCAACTGTGTTAGACGACTGGTTAAATATGGATATCGCTTTTTCTTTTAAGGCTAAATATATAGAAATTTTCATGAAAGGCAGTAACATTTTCGATAAAATTTATGAGACCTTTGATGGACGTCCAATGTTTCGAAGAGTAATTGTAGGAGGAATAAAACTCAATTTTATTTAA
- a CDS encoding c-type cytochrome, translating into MKNREKITIIILSSALFLVSGAFLFYVFITHWRAKGVSSVERGKEIASRFGCFSCHGPEGIRGIKNPGNPEGSVPSWDGGTYMMYVENEKEIKEWILNGAPERLKKSETFNNRRKKSLIKMPSYKGVISSKELNDLVSFFKATAWAKKPEDPLAEKGRELAYNHGCFGCHGPEGRGSLPNPESFKGYIPAWDSKDFSELVGNDKELEEWILKGSTERLQKNPASAYFLKRQVIKMPSYENIISKEELEAIKAYINWIRQNPNLPKF; encoded by the coding sequence ATGAAGAATAGAGAAAAAATAACTATAATTATTTTAAGCTCCGCTCTTTTCCTCGTGAGCGGAGCTTTTCTTTTTTATGTATTTATTACCCATTGGAGAGCTAAGGGAGTCTCATCAGTCGAAAGGGGCAAAGAAATTGCCAGTAGATTTGGATGTTTCAGCTGCCATGGTCCAGAAGGAATAAGAGGAATAAAAAATCCAGGAAATCCAGAAGGCTCAGTGCCATCCTGGGATGGAGGAACATATATGATGTATGTAGAGAATGAAAAAGAGATAAAAGAATGGATTTTAAATGGAGCTCCTGAAAGATTAAAGAAAAGCGAAACATTTAATAACAGAAGGAAAAAAAGTCTTATAAAAATGCCTTCCTACAAAGGAGTGATTTCATCCAAAGAATTAAATGACCTTGTCTCTTTTTTTAAAGCAACGGCATGGGCTAAAAAACCTGAAGATCCATTGGCAGAAAAAGGAAGAGAATTAGCCTATAACCACGGATGTTTTGGATGTCATGGTCCAGAAGGTAGAGGATCTCTTCCTAATCCTGAATCTTTCAAAGGTTATATCCCTGCATGGGACAGTAAAGACTTCTCCGAATTAGTTGGGAATGATAAAGAATTGGAAGAATGGATATTAAAAGGCAGCACTGAAAGACTTCAAAAGAATCCTGCGAGTGCCTATTTTCTGAAAAGACAGGTAATAAAAATGCCATCCTATGAAAACATAATTTCTAAGGAAGAATTAGAGGCAATTAAAGCATACATAAATTGGATCAGACAAAATCCCAATTTACCCAAATTTTAA
- a CDS encoding cytochrome c maturation protein CcmE — MKRRKLKFIIGGIIVLVALSYLIYTGIRETGIYYLTVSELKVRSNTIYNQNFRVGGEVIPGSISWNSRSLELSFKITDGKENLKVIYKGIIPDIFKAGSEVVIEGVYTEEGIFHANTLLTKCPSKYKAKL, encoded by the coding sequence ATGAAGAGAAGGAAACTTAAATTTATTATTGGAGGAATTATAGTGTTAGTTGCTCTTAGTTATCTTATTTATACTGGTATTCGAGAGACAGGTATTTATTATCTTACTGTGTCTGAGTTAAAAGTTAGAAGTAATACAATTTATAACCAAAATTTTCGAGTGGGAGGAGAAGTAATTCCTGGTTCAATATCCTGGAATTCAAGATCATTGGAATTAAGTTTCAAGATTACAGATGGCAAGGAAAATCTAAAAGTAATTTATAAAGGAATAATTCCTGATATATTCAAAGCAGGTAGCGAGGTAGTGATAGAAGGAGTTTATACAGAGGAGGGAATCTTTCATGCAAACACTCTTTTAACTAAATGTCCTTCAAAATATAAAGCAAAATTATGA
- a CDS encoding heme lyase CcmF/NrfE family subunit translates to MTQIGYLSLITALIVSAYASIFSFVGKKREKEEIIVSAENAALASFILLTLSSISLIYAFINYDFKLEYVASYSSRTLPLFYRIPAFWAGQKGSLLLWVWLLSIFTAIVMIQNKKQNRQLMPYVISILMFLEFFFLSIIVFISNPFEKLSFTPPDGQGLNPLLQNPGMLFHPPALYIGYVGFAIPFAFAIAALITGKLDDIWIRTTRRWTIFSWYFLGIGNLLGAQWAYVELGWGGYWAWDPVENASFMPWLTGTAFLHSVMIQEKRDMLKIWNMILIIITFVLTIFGTFIVRSGVLSSVHTFAQSPILGSIFLGLIVTILIFAFGLLFNRQKILKSKNELESILSRESSFLFNNLILIGAAFAILWGTIFPLISEAVRKVKITVGPPFFNRVTIPIFLVLLFITGLCPLIAWRRTTLKNLKKFFLYPTIIALTGISIIILLGIHHLYASVSFTLSIFVVTTIILEFYRGVRVRHDMKKENYLKAFFNLIERNKRRYGGYIVHLAMVLIFIGVTGSAFKVEKEASLKKGDSIRIKEYTLKYEDFSSYPTANKYILSTTLSIWKNNKKFGFLTPEKYLYKNEEQAHTEVDILSNLKEDLYVILAGFTEDGTASFKFFIEPLIAWIWIGGIVLTIGTIIIILPDKREKRYLQEKYRQAIIT, encoded by the coding sequence ATGACTCAAATCGGATATCTCTCTTTAATTACTGCACTCATTGTATCTGCCTATGCAAGTATTTTCTCTTTTGTTGGAAAAAAGAGGGAAAAAGAGGAAATAATTGTCAGTGCTGAAAATGCAGCATTAGCTTCCTTTATCCTTCTCACTCTTAGCTCCATTTCTCTCATCTATGCATTTATCAATTATGATTTTAAACTGGAATATGTGGCCAGTTATTCAAGTAGAACTTTACCACTCTTTTACAGAATCCCAGCTTTTTGGGCTGGTCAGAAAGGCTCTCTCCTTCTTTGGGTTTGGTTATTGAGTATTTTTACAGCTATAGTTATGATTCAAAACAAGAAACAGAACAGGCAATTAATGCCTTATGTTATCTCAATATTAATGTTTTTAGAATTTTTTTTTCTGTCCATTATTGTGTTTATTTCCAATCCCTTTGAGAAACTTTCTTTTACTCCCCCTGATGGCCAGGGGCTAAACCCTTTACTTCAGAACCCTGGCATGCTTTTTCATCCACCCGCTCTCTACATTGGATATGTTGGTTTTGCCATTCCCTTTGCTTTCGCTATAGCTGCTCTTATCACTGGAAAGCTCGATGATATCTGGATCAGAACTACTCGCAGATGGACAATTTTTTCTTGGTACTTTTTAGGCATTGGAAATCTTTTAGGAGCCCAGTGGGCTTATGTGGAATTGGGCTGGGGAGGTTACTGGGCGTGGGACCCGGTTGAGAATGCATCATTTATGCCATGGCTAACAGGTACTGCTTTTCTCCATTCGGTAATGATCCAGGAAAAGAGAGATATGCTTAAAATCTGGAATATGATTCTTATCATTATTACTTTTGTTCTAACCATCTTTGGCACTTTCATCGTTCGTAGTGGTGTCCTATCTTCTGTTCACACATTTGCTCAATCACCTATTTTAGGCTCAATTTTCTTAGGACTCATCGTAACAATTCTCATTTTTGCCTTTGGTCTTCTCTTCAATCGCCAAAAAATATTAAAGAGTAAAAATGAATTAGAATCTATTCTTTCCAGAGAAAGTAGCTTTTTGTTTAATAATTTAATTCTTATTGGAGCGGCTTTTGCTATCCTCTGGGGAACGATATTTCCCCTCATCTCCGAGGCTGTTCGAAAAGTTAAAATTACAGTTGGACCCCCATTTTTCAATCGTGTTACTATTCCTATATTCCTTGTACTTCTTTTTATCACTGGTCTCTGTCCTCTTATTGCCTGGAGAAGGACGACCCTTAAAAATCTAAAAAAATTTTTTCTTTACCCTACTATAATTGCACTTACAGGTATATCAATTATTATACTCTTAGGTATTCACCATTTATATGCATCAGTATCATTCACTCTATCCATTTTCGTAGTGACTACAATAATTTTAGAATTCTACCGAGGGGTAAGGGTGCGTCACGATATGAAAAAAGAAAATTATCTTAAAGCTTTCTTCAATCTCATTGAACGAAACAAGAGAAGATATGGCGGCTACATTGTTCATTTAGCTATGGTTCTCATTTTTATAGGAGTTACAGGGTCAGCTTTTAAAGTAGAGAAAGAAGCCTCTTTAAAAAAGGGGGACTCCATTCGCATCAAGGAATATACGTTAAAGTATGAAGATTTTTCCAGTTATCCTACAGCTAATAAATATATATTATCAACAACTCTTTCGATTTGGAAAAATAATAAAAAATTTGGCTTTCTAACGCCAGAAAAATATTTATATAAAAATGAAGAACAGGCTCATACTGAAGTAGATATCCTCTCAAACTTGAAAGAAGATCTTTATGTAATATTAGCTGGATTTACAGAAGATGGGACAGCGAGTTTCAAGTTTTTCATCGAACCACTAATTGCTTGGATTTGGATTGGAGGAATTGTGCTTACAATAGGAACAATTATTATAATCCTACCGGATAAAAGAGAAAAAAGATACCTCCAAGAAAAATATCGTCAGGCTATAATTACATGA
- a CDS encoding cytochrome c-type biogenesis protein CcmH, with protein sequence MNLKLYTIYLLIITSFFAPLYSITVNEIAKELICPCGCNKMLNVCEMASAKEMKDIISQMITQGKSKNEVIKYFVGIYGERILSTPTKRGFNLTAWITPFLIIALGGIIIYLTIVIWVLRWRERARIQKKEIKEEEVESLYGEKLKKELREFDR encoded by the coding sequence ATGAACTTAAAATTATATACTATATACTTGCTTATAATTACTTCTTTCTTTGCCCCTCTCTATTCAATCACAGTAAATGAAATAGCTAAGGAACTCATTTGTCCCTGCGGCTGTAATAAGATGTTGAATGTTTGCGAAATGGCATCAGCTAAAGAAATGAAAGATATAATTAGCCAGATGATTACCCAAGGGAAGTCAAAAAATGAAGTCATCAAATATTTCGTTGGAATATATGGAGAGAGAATTCTTTCTACTCCCACAAAAAGAGGATTTAATCTCACCGCCTGGATCACGCCTTTTTTAATCATAGCTCTTGGTGGAATCATCATCTATTTAACGATTGTCATCTGGGTTCTCAGATGGAGGGAAAGAGCCAGAATTCAAAAAAAGGAAATTAAAGAGGAAGAAGTCGAAAGTCTGTACGGAGAAAAACTAAAGAAGGAGCTTAGAGAATTTGACCGATAA
- the ccmA gene encoding heme ABC exporter ATP-binding protein CcmA: MIEIQSVSKFFGTHQALNEINLSIIDGEFVTIFGPNGAGKTTLIRIISGLTQPSKGKIQFTELGSNKNFIKVLRNIGFVSHKPFLYENLTIEENLRFYGKMYELENLEKKVNEIISKFGLTLRRRDLVRVLSRGMEQRLSLARAIIHEPKILLLDEPYTGLDQEAVNTFRRFLNDFHNEGKTIVMTTHDFTHGLKNCTHVIVLSKGSIVYDEQISKINLEDFEKIYFKHIRPQE, encoded by the coding sequence GTGATTGAAATCCAAAGCGTATCTAAATTTTTTGGAACCCATCAAGCCCTTAATGAAATCAACCTTTCAATAATAGATGGCGAATTTGTAACAATCTTTGGACCAAATGGAGCAGGAAAGACTACTTTAATACGGATTATCTCAGGTTTAACCCAGCCATCTAAAGGAAAAATTCAATTCACAGAGCTCGGCTCTAACAAGAACTTTATTAAGGTCTTGCGAAATATTGGTTTTGTTTCTCATAAGCCGTTTCTTTACGAAAATTTAACAATTGAAGAGAACTTGAGATTCTATGGAAAGATGTATGAGCTGGAGAATCTGGAGAAAAAAGTTAACGAAATCATTTCCAAATTTGGACTTACTCTAAGGAGAAGAGACCTTGTTCGTGTGCTATCTCGGGGAATGGAACAACGACTCTCTTTAGCAAGAGCAATTATTCATGAACCCAAAATTCTCCTTCTCGATGAACCTTACACTGGTCTTGACCAAGAGGCTGTCAATACATTTAGAAGATTTCTAAATGATTTTCATAATGAAGGTAAAACTATTGTCATGACAACTCATGATTTTACCCATGGATTAAAAAATTGCACTCATGTTATAGTCCTCTCAAAAGGAAGCATAGTTTATGATGAACAAATAAGTAAAATCAATTTAGAAGATTTCGAAAAAATTTATTTTAAACATATAAGACCGCAAGAATGA
- a CDS encoding heme exporter protein CcmB, with protein sequence MKKVYWIIHKDIISEIRSKEIFSSMIIFSLLVVVTFSIAFQFDTEKSGDFASGILWIVFIFSGILGLNRSFLVEKDKGCLEGLLLCPIDNSVIYFGKMISNNIFVLFMELLILPIFSIFFNINLFSYILPLSLTIFLGTIGFIAIGTILSAMTINTRTREMLLPVILLPVAIPVIISSVKATGVLLEGGSLSNIDKWIKILLAFDIIFIVVSFLTFDYVVEE encoded by the coding sequence ATGAAAAAGGTCTATTGGATTATTCATAAAGATATTATTTCTGAAATCCGTTCAAAAGAAATATTTTCTTCAATGATTATATTTTCCCTTTTAGTTGTTGTTACATTTAGTATCGCTTTTCAGTTTGATACAGAAAAATCTGGAGATTTCGCTTCGGGTATTCTCTGGATTGTTTTCATATTTAGCGGTATTTTAGGTCTTAACCGTTCTTTTCTTGTTGAAAAAGATAAGGGCTGTCTTGAAGGCCTCTTACTATGTCCCATTGATAATAGCGTAATATATTTTGGTAAAATGATTTCCAATAATATCTTTGTCCTGTTTATGGAACTTCTAATTCTTCCAATATTTTCAATTTTCTTCAATATCAACCTCTTTTCTTATATCCTTCCTTTAAGTTTGACTATCTTTTTAGGTACAATCGGCTTTATTGCAATAGGAACAATACTCTCGGCAATGACTATAAATACCAGAACCAGAGAGATGCTACTTCCTGTTATTCTCTTGCCAGTAGCGATTCCTGTCATAATTTCTTCAGTTAAAGCCACGGGTGTTTTATTGGAAGGTGGAAGTCTATCTAATATTGATAAATGGATAAAAATTCTATTAGCTTTTGATATCATTTTTATTGTGGTTTCTTTTCTGACTTTTGACTATGTGGTGGAAGAATGA